The following coding sequences lie in one Prochlorococcus marinus XMU1419 genomic window:
- a CDS encoding lectin subunit alpha — protein sequence MDPLDPLTEIINSGQGFSPAIALERIIWIMIGVFFFGAISRSITTSMRSQNWFGRNFLFTYFKDKKITDDRTSKPSGDEE from the coding sequence TTGGACCCTTTAGACCCACTTACTGAAATTATTAATTCCGGTCAAGGTTTTTCACCTGCAATTGCTTTAGAAAGAATTATTTGGATAATGATTGGAGTCTTTTTTTTTGGAGCAATTTCGAGATCAATAACTACTAGCATGCGAAGTCAAAATTGGTTTGGAAGAAACTTTTTATTTACTTATTTTAAAGATAAAAAAATTACAGATGATAGAACTTCAAAACCTTCTGGTGATGAGGAATAA
- a CDS encoding glutathione peroxidase has translation MQVDVQNTTVISANGSSIKLGEYSGEVILVVNVASYCGNTAQYEDLQKLHDLYSSKGLRILAFPCNDFGKQEPDSISEIKDFCTTKYGVKFEIYEKVHAKGNTTEPYTTLKKVEPEGDVEWNFEKFLIGKDSKVIARFKPDVKPFDENLIAAIEVALDS, from the coding sequence ATGCAAGTTGACGTACAAAATACTACTGTTATTTCCGCAAACGGGTCATCTATAAAACTTGGTGAATACTCAGGGGAAGTAATTTTAGTGGTTAATGTAGCTAGTTATTGCGGAAATACTGCACAGTATGAGGATCTTCAAAAGCTACATGATTTATACTCAAGCAAAGGCCTAAGAATACTAGCATTCCCTTGTAATGATTTCGGAAAACAAGAACCCGACTCTATTTCAGAAATAAAAGATTTTTGTACAACAAAATATGGTGTTAAATTTGAAATCTATGAAAAAGTTCATGCCAAAGGCAACACAACAGAACCATACACAACCCTCAAAAAAGTTGAACCTGAAGGAGATGTTGAATGGAATTTCGAGAAGTTTCTGATAGGAAAAGACAGTAAAGTAATTGCAAGATTCAAACCAGATGTTAAACCGTTTGACGAGAACTTAATAGCCGCTATCGAAGTGGCTTTAGATTCATAA